A single genomic interval of Zobellia nedashkovskayae harbors:
- a CDS encoding methyltransferase, translating into MALSKSTVNKTSKKEDNKSEPILVNKPEPFVSETGKPIIVFDGSLDLKRTIKILEGGKPILITAFYSDGLLLLKELQLYLKKKLPNKTLKEQHQFRSAFHKLSNLVLIEIVDHKLAVKKAPSIGWLEKLYPEDNNFILSFPQVQGLNSAWQWYKNGITTPVLRNKIHPYYGVYFSTRFEKLILFDNWLKRYEGPKKSAIDVGVGTGVLSFQMVKHGFQKVFATDTNPNAIIGLKEHMGDTKLSRKIELDYGSLFGKWDKQTELIVFNSPWLPKIDSSDKNDEAVYYDKNLFPDFFAAAKERLLPDGKLVIIFSNIAQLTKSTKQHPIKKELESGGRFKLEKSWTKDVKVNSNKTKEDKDSRPTEEVELWVLTN; encoded by the coding sequence ATGGCGCTTTCAAAATCTACAGTAAATAAAACTTCAAAAAAAGAAGATAACAAGTCTGAGCCAATTCTTGTAAACAAGCCAGAACCTTTTGTATCTGAAACAGGAAAACCCATAATAGTCTTTGACGGCTCTTTAGACCTTAAGCGTACTATTAAAATTTTAGAAGGTGGCAAGCCTATTTTAATAACCGCTTTTTATAGTGATGGCTTACTCCTTCTTAAAGAGTTGCAATTATATCTCAAGAAAAAGCTACCCAATAAAACCCTTAAAGAACAACACCAATTCCGTTCTGCTTTTCACAAACTTTCAAATCTAGTTTTAATAGAAATTGTAGACCATAAACTGGCCGTAAAAAAAGCGCCTTCCATTGGTTGGTTAGAAAAATTATATCCAGAGGACAACAATTTTATATTATCCTTTCCGCAAGTTCAAGGCCTAAACAGTGCTTGGCAATGGTACAAAAACGGAATTACCACTCCTGTATTACGGAACAAAATACACCCTTATTACGGTGTATATTTCTCCACCCGTTTTGAAAAATTGATTCTTTTTGATAATTGGTTAAAACGTTATGAAGGACCTAAAAAATCTGCTATTGATGTAGGCGTTGGCACTGGCGTATTATCCTTCCAGATGGTTAAGCATGGCTTTCAAAAGGTTTTTGCCACGGATACAAATCCTAATGCTATTATTGGTTTAAAAGAACACATGGGTGATACCAAACTCTCCAGAAAAATTGAGCTAGATTATGGTTCTCTTTTTGGAAAATGGGATAAACAGACCGAATTAATTGTTTTTAATTCGCCTTGGCTACCAAAAATAGATAGTTCGGATAAAAACGACGAGGCTGTTTATTACGATAAAAACCTGTTTCCTGATTTTTTTGCTGCTGCAAAAGAGCGCTTGTTACCAGACGGAAAGCTTGTAATTATATTTTCTAATATAGCCCAGTTAACAAAGTCAACAAAACAACACCCTATTAAGAAGGAACTGGAGTCTGGTGGCAGGTTTAAATTAGAAAAGTCTTGGACAAAAGATGTGAAGGTTAATTCTAACAAAACAAAAGAGGACAAAGATTCTCGACCTACCGAAGAAGTAGAGCTTTGGGTATTGACGAACTAG
- a CDS encoding YciI family protein: MENQKEFMFLFRMEPSKKQPTATQIARMQKEWGAFIGTIASQAKLVSTSRIGFEGNLIHKNGRIENNINVSNNETLSGNMVVKSSSLKDATEMAKNCPILTLGGSVEVRNVIPMES, translated from the coding sequence ATGGAAAATCAAAAAGAATTTATGTTTCTCTTCCGTATGGAACCGAGCAAGAAACAGCCTACTGCAACACAAATTGCTAGAATGCAGAAAGAATGGGGTGCCTTTATAGGCACTATTGCTTCGCAGGCTAAATTGGTAAGTACTTCCAGAATAGGTTTTGAAGGGAATCTAATACATAAAAATGGGCGTATTGAAAACAATATTAATGTTTCTAATAACGAAACCTTAAGCGGTAATATGGTCGTGAAATCCTCTTCATTAAAGGATGCTACGGAAATGGCTAAAAATTGTCCTATTCTAACACTAGGTGGGTCTGTTGAGGTCAGGAATGTTATTCCCATGGAATCTTAA